A DNA window from Arachis hypogaea cultivar Tifrunner chromosome 18, arahy.Tifrunner.gnm2.J5K5, whole genome shotgun sequence contains the following coding sequences:
- the LOC112773238 gene encoding uncharacterized protein, translating into MARLSLEQVLKDNNGDDPSSITSLQLNHKALSDVSCLSSFSNLEKLDLKLNNLTSLEGLRSCVNLKWLSVLENKLETLEGIQGLTKLTVLNAGKNKLRSMDEVRSLVSLRALILNENEIVSICKLDELKELNTIVLSKNPIRKIGGALTKVKSITKLSLSHCQLQGIDCSLKSCVELRELRLAHNEIQSLPDELAQNSKLQNLDLGNNVITKWSELKVLKSLTNLRNLNLQGNPVASIEKVTRKVKKALPKLRIFNARPVDKDAKNEKCDDDGGNDFSVDQVGQNMKDSTKDKKRARFHGENEDDHAEVVGDLEFERKSSKKKKKTVDDFKKEVRVTDEENTDHNKKSTKKKPKNDDNPVDKELAPRENVTRIEKKHKKKQKNEKQSELDVIDDAEASFVELFNTGDTENLNHVDEMKQEKVPKDAKQVDSTSISFTKRKSTKTKSMESQSDPLLEIGMGGPSTWGDD; encoded by the exons ATGGCTCGCCTGAGCTTAGAGCAAGTATTGAAGGACAACAATGGCGATGATCCAAGTTCCATTACCAGTCTTCAGCTCAATCACAAGGCACTTTCAGAT GTCTCTTGTTTGTCCAGCTTCAGCAATCTGGAGAAGCTCGACCTCAAACTCAACAACCTAACTTCACTAGAG GGGTTGAGGTCATGCGTTAATTTGAAATGGTTATCCGTTTTGGAGAACAAATTAGAAACCTTGGAAGGAATTCAAGGGCTTACTAAGCTCACT GTGCTAAATGCAGGCAAAAATAAGCTTAGATCTATGGATGAGGTCAGATCGCTTGTTAGCCTCCGAGCACTGATTTTGAATG AAAATGAGATTGTTTCCATTTGCAAGCTTGATGAATTGAAAGAATTGAACACCATTG TTCTATCCAAAAATCCAATCAGGAAAATTGGTGGGGCTCTGACAAAGGTGAAATCTATCACAAAG CTCTCCCTCTCTCATTGCCAGCTTCAGGGAATAGACTGCTCACTCAAGTCTTGTGTAGAGTTGAGAGAACTCCGCCTTGCCCACAATGAGATTCAG TCTCTCCCAGATGAATTAGCACAGAATTCAAAGCTCCAGAATTTAGATTTGGGGAATAATGTGATCACAAAGTGGTCAGAACTAAAG GTGCTTAAATCCCTCACAAATCTGAGAAATCTCAATCTTCAAGGAAATCCAGTTGCTTCGATTGAGAAGGTTACTAGAAAG GTTAAGAAAGCACTGCCAAAACTTCGTATATTCAATGCTAGACCAGTAGATAAAGATGCAAAGAATGAGAAATGTGACGATGATGGTGGTAATGATTTTTCAGTAGATCAAGTAGGTCAAAATATGAAAGATAGCACCAAAGACAAGAAGAGGGCAAGATTCCATGGTGAGAATGAGGATGATCATGCTGAAGTTGTTGGTGATCTTGAATTTGAGAGAAAATCaagtaagaaaaagaagaaaactgtTGATGATTTCAAGAAGGAAGTCAGAGTCACTGACGAGGAAAATACAGATCATAACAAGAAATCAACTAAGAAAAAGCCCAAGAATGATGACAATCCTGTGGACAAGGAATTAGCTCCGCGGGAGAATGTTACTAGGATCGAGAAGAAAcataagaaaaaacaaaagaatgaGAAACAAAGTGAACTTGATGTGATTGATGATGCAGAAGCTTCATTTGTGGAGCTTTTTAATACTGGAGATACAGAAAATCTTAATCATGTTGATGAAATGAAACAGGAGAAAGTGCCTAAGGATGCAAAACAGGTGGATAGCACATCGATCTCATTTACCAAGCGAAAGAGTACTAAGACAAAGAGCATGGAGTCTCAGTCAGATCCATTATTAGAAATTGGAATGGGAGGGCCATCGACATGGGGCGACGACTGA